In Haliotis asinina isolate JCU_RB_2024 chromosome 16, JCU_Hal_asi_v2, whole genome shotgun sequence, the following are encoded in one genomic region:
- the LOC137268777 gene encoding A disintegrin and metalloproteinase with thrombospondin motifs 9-like: MFAYSPGECLIDQSLQYNFTTLLRLEDLELKDAIAAICKMFLRYFTVLLFNQLPPCNGYSCTDFNSISTVQKDTVLLGSRFLTLPTTGVVSCGRQCLLRRRCRSFNVDLGKSECQLNERSTSGSVASNIVGVQNSVVSDIDQWPGRLAGECQNHSCPHNSVCMIQGSGVQTTGVQGTGPYCQTECSDPPRLTNGVVSPNTTRYEIGSTLSYSCSAGYLKNGKAVCQADGTWTNFNCEIGCQGLPTILHSIRESVSPTDLWPVGSSPNITCPPTTVQLGNVTCLSNGTWSTMTCRMMRSCSEVRNCSTLNGDGEYWIFPQIFHNVSVKIFCSGMNSGTPKHYVTLPRNTFSDYSDTNCRRDQFESCASVRYNKILIDDVNTMATGYNGLTDHTFANDSKCEVAEYAGAFDCSLDTSCTGNKGRQFRIDTGLTGLVVSPEIQWVVRSGYGNVTIQRSDNNRIINGHCVTNCSYCYANDDTIPYIPDESFVPSLSSAKVPIC; the protein is encoded by the coding sequence ATGTTTGCTTACAGTCCTGGTGAATGTTTGATAGACCAGTCATTACAGTACAACTTTACAACGCTCCTGCGTTTAGAAGATCTAGAACTCAAAGACGCCATAGCAGCCATTTGCAAGATGTTTTTGAGGTATTTTACAGTCTTACTGTTCAATCAGCTACCTCCATGTAATGGATATTCTTGTACAGACTTTAATAGTATCAGCACTGTTCAGAAAGATACCGTTCTCCTGGGGTCGAGATTTCTCACTTTACCGACCACAGGGGTCGTCAGCTGTGGGAGACAATGTCTGCTAAGACGTCGGTGCAGGTCCTTCAACGTGGATCTCGGCAAGTCGGAGTGTCAGCTGAATGAGCGGTCAACTTCCGGAAGTGTGGCCAGCAATATCGTAGGTGTTCAGAACAGCGTGGTCAGTGATATTGACCAGTGGCCAGGAAGACTTGCTGGAGAATGTCAAAATCACTCATGCCCTCACAACTCAGTGTGTATGATTCAGGGCAGCGGAGTTCAGACAACAGGAGTTCAAGGCACCGGACCCTATTGTCAAACCGAGTGCAGTGATCCTCCAAGATTAACGAACGGTGTCGTCTCCCCCAACACAACCAGATATGAAATCGGTTCAACTCTGAGCTACAGCTGCTCAGCTGGGTATCTGAAGAATGGTAAAGCTGTCTGTCAGGCAGATGGAACCTGGACAAATTTCAACTGTGAGATCGGATGCCAGGGTCTGCCGACAATCCTTCACTCCATCCGAGAATCCGTCAGTCCTACTGACCTATGGCCAGTCGGCTCCAGCCCCAACATCACGTGTCCACCTACTACAGTCCAGCTCGGGAACGTCACGTGTCTATCGAATGGAACATGGTCAACAATGACGTGTCGAATGATGCGGTCATGCAGCGAAGTAAGAAACTGCAGCACGCTGAATGGTGACGGTGAGTACTGGATATTTCCTCAGATATTCCACAACGTGTCCGTGAAGATATTCTGTAGTGGGATGAACTCTGGGACCCCAAAACACTATGTCACATTACCACGTAATACATTCTCCGActattcagacaccaactgcagaAGAGACCAGTTCGAATCGTGTGCCTCCGTCCGATACAACAAGATCCTAATTGATGACGTTAATACAATGGCCACAGGATACAATGGTCTCACAGACCATACATTTGCTAACGACAGCAAGTGCGAAGTAGCCGAATATGCTGGAGCCTTTGACTGCAGTTTGGACACTTCCTGTACCGGAaacaaggggagacaattcagaaTAGACACTGGTCTAACCGGCCTAGTTGTCTCGCCTGAAATACAATGGGTTGTGAGAAGTGGGTACGGTAATGTGACAATACAACGATCCGACAACAACCGCATCATCAACGGTCACTGCGTCACCAACTGTAGCTACTGTTATGCCAATGATGACACCATACCTTACATCCCAGATGAATCATTCGTGCCGAGTCTGAGTAGTGCTAAAGTTCCTATCTGTTAG
- the LOC137268553 gene encoding arylsulfatase J-like, producing the protein MSERPRVRRDSMASWLREIYSCIWVFSQMLFTAAAGSESHVRPNIVLILADDLGWNDVGYHNPNMKTPNIDRLAAQGVKLNQSYTQSICTPTRSALMTGRYPFKTGMQHGVLLATDNACLPTQHRLLSEDLRQQGYSTHLVGKWHLGFCKWACTPTYRGFDSFFGYYSGALDYYSKTYESEFSGHPFLDLRDDIHPAWTSSRDISYSTHMFTDRAIDVINQHNTSTPLFLYLSLQNPHFPLQVPEKYTDMYPDVANEGRRTYCGMVSALDEGVGNVTAALKERGMMDNTLILFLSDNGPDMRFHGNSFPLRGAKFSVWEGGHRSVSFLHGVGLQKTGITYDGLVHVVDWRPTLMAAATGGGGMPEADIDGINLWENIRTGSPSPRTEFVYNLDDVQSDFLNAGTAAIRCGDYKLILGYAGSYNDWYKPQNTTEDEPLRVESYITGDHPEQLYNLRDDPIELRNIALKKPVVVAKMKLKINQYRKTMVPAQRRQCSILAEPSLHSGVWSPGWC; encoded by the exons ATGTCAGAGAGACCCCGTGTGCGAAGAGATTCTATGGCAAGTTGGCTAAGAGAGATCTACAGCTGTATATGGGTCTTCAGCCAGATGCTATTTACAGCTGCAGCTGGGAGTGAGAGTCACGTCAGACCAAACATTGTCCTTATACTGGCTGATGATTTAG GATGGAACGATGTTGGCTACCACAACCCCAACATGAAGACCCCGAACATCGACCGGCTGGCGGCACAAGGCGTCAAACTGAAccaatcctatacacagtctataTGTACACC AACAAGATCAGCCCTGATGACTGGCAGATACCCATTCAAGACGGGAATGCAG CACGGCGTTCTGTTGGCGACTGACAACGCCTGCCTCCCCACGCAACACCGGCTGCTGAGCGAGGATCTCCGACAGCAGGGCTACTCCACACACCTTGTTGGCAA ATGGCACCTTGGGTTCTGCAAGTGGGCGTGTACTCCCACCTACCGCGGGTTCGACTCCTTCTTCGGATACTACTCCGGGGCCCTGGACTACTACTCCAAGACAT atgagtCCGAGTTCTCCGGGCACCCCTTCCTGGATCTCCGTGACGACATCCATCCAGCCTGGACGTCGTCCCGCGACATCTCTTACTCCACA CACATGTTCACAGATCGGGCCATTGACGTGATTAATCAACACAATACTTCGACACCTCTCTTCTTGTATTTGTCCCTTCAGAACCCACATTTCCCTCTACAG GTGCCGGAGAAGTATACAGACATGTACCCGGATGTAGCGAACGAGGGAAGACGGACCTATTGTG GGATGGTGTCGGCTCTGGATGAAGGCGTTGGCAACGTCACTGCGGCGTTGAAGGAGCGTGGCATGATGGACAACACACTCATACTGTTCTTATCTGAC aatGGACCCGACAtgcgtttccatggaaatagtTTTCCTCTAAGGGGAGCCAAGTTTTCGGTCTGGGAGGGTGGTCACCGATCGGTCAGTTTCCTGCACGGTGTTGGGCTGCAGAAGACGGGGATCACCTATGACGG GTTGGTCCACGTCGTGGACTGGCGGCCGACCCTGATGGCAGCGGCGACGGGAGGGGGTGGAATGCCAG AAGCTGACATAGACGGGATAAATCTGTGGGAGAACATTCGGACCGGGTCGCCTTCTCCGAGAACAGAGTTCGTCTACAATCTGGACGATGTTCAGTCCGATTTCCTCAACGCTGGTACTGCGGCGATAAG ATGTGGCGATTACAAACTCATCCTCGGTTATGCAGGCTCCTATAACGACTGGTACAAACCTCAAAATACCACAGAAGATGAACCACTGCGTGTCGAGAGTTACATTACAGGGGACCACCCAGAGCAGCTGTATAACCTGAGAG atgaCCCCATAGAGTTGAGGAACATAGCCCTGAAAAAACCCGTAGTGGTCGCTAAGATGAAACTGAAGATTAACCAGTACCGTAAAACGATGGTCCCGGCACAAAGGCGGCAATGCTCAATACTAGCTGAACCATCTCTACACAGTGGGGTGTGGTCCCCAGGGTGGTGCTGA